One Skermanella sp. TT6 genomic window, GAAGTCGGCTGCGTCTGGCGTCATCTCGGCGACTATCTGGCTCTGGCACTGCTGTAGCCGGGCTTTCCTGACTCCCCGGCTAAAAATCCGGATCTGTAACAAAAATACTCTTGCATCTGCGCACAGAAAGAGTATCTCAACGGTCGTTGACGCACCCGCACGTGCCGCTGGCCCTTTGAGGTTATGTAACGACGTACCGCGTCCTTTTTGGCAGAATCGGTCATCCGTGGGCCGATCCCGAGAGGGAGGTAAGTATGTTAGATTTCGGCCAGAAGGCTTTAGTACCGTAAGGTAGCGGGCAAATCCGCCGGCGCTGAGAAAATCCGCACACCGCATGTTCGAGCGGTGCCGGAGCGTCGCCCGATTTGCCACCCACATCCCCGCTCAATTCGTCCATTCCCGCGGCTTTCAAGCCGTTGGGGTCGTTTTGTCTTCATGGGTCTGCCGGCGCGGCCGCGGCCCACGAGAGGATGCGTCATGGCTCAAGTCCGCTACCGTTCCGCCGTCTCGCCGCTGCGCCGAGGCACCACGCTCAACCGCCGCGGTGCGCCGTCGGTCCGCCGCCCGGTCACCTGCGTCGACAATCTGGTCGAGACGCTGCGCCCGTCCGATCCGGTCCATTGCCTTCGTCCCGCCGTCCTGTCGGCGACCGCCGCCCGCTTCGTCTCCGCGTTCCCCGGCGACGTGCTGTACGCCGTGAAGTGCAATCCGGAGCCCGCCGTGCTGCGCGCGCTCTACGAGGGAGGCGTGCGCCATTTCGATGCCGCCTCTCCGGGCGAGGTCCGTCTGGTCCGCCAGATGTTCCCGAACGCCGAGATCCACTACATGCACCCGGTCAAGTCGCCGGACGCCATCCGACAAGCCTATTTCGACTTCGGCGTACGCGACTTCTCGCTCGACAGCGCCGAGGAACTGGAGAAGCTGGTCGAGCAGACCGACAGTGCCGACGACCTGGGGCTGTTCATCCGCCTCGGCCTGCCGAAGGGGTCGGCCGTTTACGACCTGTCCGGCAAGTTCGGGGCCGCTCCGGACGAGGCTGCCAGGCTGCTGCGCAGCGCCCGTGCCGTCGGCCGCAAGGTCGGCATCTGCTTCCATGTCGGGTCGCAGTGCCTGGATCCCGCCGCCTACGAGCGGGCGCTCGAACTGGCGGGCACGGTGATCGCGCGGGCCGGCGTCGAGATCGACGTGATGGACGTGGGCGGCGGCTTCCCGGTCAGCTATCCCGGCGTCACGCCGCCTCCGCTCGACGACTTCATGGAAGCCGTCGCGCGCGGCTTCGCGCGCCTGGGCCTGCCGAAGCGCACCCGCCTGTGGTGCGAGCCCGGCCGCGCCCTGGTCGCCCCCGGCGTCTCGCTGCTGGTCCAGGTGATCAGGCGGCGCGGCAACGAGCTGTTCATCAACGACGGCGTCTACGGGAGCCTGTCCGATGCCGGCGTCCCGGCGTTCCGCTTCCCGGCGCGCATGATCCGGCCCGACGCCGTGGCCTCGGACGCGGCGGAGGAGGCGTTCGCCTTCTATGGCCCGACCTGCGACAGCGCCGACTACATGGCCGGCCCCTTCATGCTGCCGGCCGATATCCGGACCGGCGACTGGATCGAGCTGGGCCAGCTCGGCGCCTACGGTTCCTGCCTGCGGACCGCGTTCAACGGATTCGACAATGCTCGCCTCGTCGACGTGACCGATCGGCCCCTCCTGGAAACTCCGGGTTACCTGGATCTGGCCGATGAACATGCGGATCTGTCCGATCGGAGCGGCCAAGCTGCGATTTCGGTCGGCTACATCACGGAACAGGCTGCCTGAACGCAGCCTGTCCTCTACTCTCTGACCCGTCAACCCATCCACCCAGCGGGGCCCCGACATTCGTCAGCCACCTCCAGCCTGTTCGGAAAATGCCATGACCACGACCAACCCCATCGTCAAGTTTGCCGGCCGCATCGTCATCGTCGGATTCGGCAGCATCGGCCAGGGCATCTTGCCTCTCCTGCTGCGCCACATCGACATGAAGCCCGAGCAGATCTCGATCGTGACGGCCGAGGACCGCGGCAACGCCGAGGCGGAGGAATACGGCGTCAAGTTCCACCGCGTGGCGCTGACCCGCGACAACTTCCGGACCGTGCTCGACCCCATGGTCGGCGAGGGCGACTTCATCCTGAACCTGTCGGTCGACGTGTCCAGCTTGTCGCTGATCAAGTTCTGCCATACCCGGGGCGCCCTCTATCTCGACACCTGCATCGAGCCCTGGGCCGGTGGCTACACCGACACCAGCCTGTCGCCCTCGTTGCGCTCGAACTATGCGCTGCGCGAATCGGTGCTCCAGCACAAGGGCGGCTTCGCCAACGGTCCGACCGCGGTGATCACCCATGGCGCCAATCCGGGACTGGTCTCGCATTTCATGAAGCAGGCGCTGCTCAAC contains:
- a CDS encoding type III PLP-dependent enzyme; amino-acid sequence: MAQVRYRSAVSPLRRGTTLNRRGAPSVRRPVTCVDNLVETLRPSDPVHCLRPAVLSATAARFVSAFPGDVLYAVKCNPEPAVLRALYEGGVRHFDAASPGEVRLVRQMFPNAEIHYMHPVKSPDAIRQAYFDFGVRDFSLDSAEELEKLVEQTDSADDLGLFIRLGLPKGSAVYDLSGKFGAAPDEAARLLRSARAVGRKVGICFHVGSQCLDPAAYERALELAGTVIARAGVEIDVMDVGGGFPVSYPGVTPPPLDDFMEAVARGFARLGLPKRTRLWCEPGRALVAPGVSLLVQVIRRRGNELFINDGVYGSLSDAGVPAFRFPARMIRPDAVASDAAEEAFAFYGPTCDSADYMAGPFMLPADIRTGDWIELGQLGAYGSCLRTAFNGFDNARLVDVTDRPLLETPGYLDLADEHADLSDRSGQAAISVGYITEQAA